From one Thalassobaculum sp. OXR-137 genomic stretch:
- a CDS encoding TRAP transporter substrate-binding protein, protein MTTRRTFMKGAVAAAPAVALATPAIAQSTIKWRMQTYAGPALAEHVIKPAIDMFNKIAGDRMQIELFFADQLVPTGELFRALQRGTIDAVQSDDDSMASPTEVTVFGGYFPFASRYSLDVPVLFNQYGLAEIWEEEYAKVGVKHVSAGAWDPCHFATKDPIRSLKDLEGKRVFTFPTAGRFLTQFGVVPVTLPWEDIEVAVQTGELDGIAWSGITEDYTVGWADVTNYFLTNNISGAWCGSFFANMGRWEELPEDLQTLFRVCCDQSHYYRQYWYWGGEASLRVNGTKMELTTIPDAEWATVEAAARVFWDEIAKESPLKAKVVGIIKQYNEDMEKAGRPYRYT, encoded by the coding sequence ATGACCACGAGACGCACATTCATGAAGGGCGCCGTCGCGGCCGCCCCCGCCGTGGCGCTGGCGACCCCGGCGATCGCGCAGTCCACCATCAAATGGCGCATGCAGACCTATGCCGGCCCGGCGCTGGCCGAGCATGTGATCAAGCCGGCTATCGACATGTTCAACAAGATCGCCGGCGACCGCATGCAGATCGAGCTGTTCTTCGCCGACCAGCTCGTCCCCACCGGGGAGCTGTTCCGGGCGCTTCAGCGCGGCACCATCGACGCGGTCCAGTCCGACGACGACAGCATGGCCTCGCCGACCGAAGTGACGGTATTCGGCGGCTATTTCCCGTTCGCCTCGCGCTACTCCCTGGATGTGCCGGTGCTGTTCAATCAGTACGGCCTGGCCGAGATCTGGGAGGAGGAGTACGCCAAGGTCGGGGTGAAGCACGTCTCCGCCGGTGCCTGGGATCCCTGCCACTTCGCCACCAAGGACCCGATCCGGTCGCTGAAGGACCTGGAGGGCAAGCGGGTCTTCACCTTCCCGACCGCCGGGCGCTTCCTGACCCAGTTCGGCGTGGTGCCGGTCACCCTGCCCTGGGAAGACATCGAGGTCGCGGTGCAGACCGGCGAGCTGGACGGCATCGCCTGGTCGGGCATCACCGAGGACTACACGGTCGGCTGGGCCGACGTGACCAACTACTTCCTGACCAACAACATCTCCGGCGCCTGGTGCGGCTCGTTCTTCGCCAATATGGGCCGCTGGGAGGAACTGCCGGAGGATCTGCAGACCCTGTTCCGGGTGTGCTGCGACCAGTCGCATTATTACCGGCAGTACTGGTACTGGGGCGGCGAGGCGAGCCTGCGAGTGAACGGCACCAAGATGGAACTGACCACCATCCCCGACGCCGAATGGGCGACGGTCGAGGCGGCCGCCCGGGTGTTCTGGGACGAGATCGCCAAGGAATCCCCGCTCAAGGCGAAGGTCGTCGGCATCATCAAGCAGTATAACGAGGATATGGAAAAGGCCGGGCGGCCGTACCGCTACACCTGA
- a CDS encoding ATP-binding protein has product MSRRWLVFGIVALSVLLGSAGISYWVYHAQRDELVSDASHELSDATVAFTQALNGVFEPALTLGGTVADSGIRNAPPNQWPTLFFAIATGPVRQFEQMSGAFLGFPDGRFLHVQDLEVAGPKRSSSRGPSSRGIYQRVIDTPDINPRGRWRIYDPATGQSKLSPRVTAPYDPRTRGWYKLVAADGKPHWTDVYQFATSGKLGVTYAQPILNPDGSLWAVLGVDLSLTSLSQTLLTTSGALAQAADIVFATDLGDKVLGHPELAGDPADLGASTAEFLERYRDPTSFESLAATQLKHGAPLQIVEAEGNSYLTTKADLDPDRAMPMQIYLARDLEQVLSSARAVVYRNVTFAFLVVVVFGVVASYAVKLRVEVALRQQAEAALIEARDVAEAATQAKSTFLATMSHEIRTPMNGVMSMAELLGLTRLDGEQRRMARIIIDSATALLTIINDILDFSKIEAGKLEIEEVEFSLMSVVGGSAELLAPRAEARGLDLIVHNDPSLIDLRLGDPTRLRQILLNLGGNAVKFTEQGRIDIRVRRVEAGPEETDTIERLRFEVTDTGIGLTEEQRSRLFQAFVQADSSTSRKYGGTGLGLSICQRLTELMGGTIGVDSVAGEGSTFWFELPLAALGDAPPRYPDDLSAASVALVGLGDRLAEVSEIYLRATGIERIDQMGSLIEASGARTLWILRCGGEAPAVADLDRLEGHIAFLGYRGELADLPPAVKSRASALLTVPVARNSLWRAVAIGLGLRPVEEIEVERRDDMAFSPPDVEAARIADALILVAEDNETNQVVVRQMLARMGFACEIVDNGRIALERWRASSGYGLLLTDVNMPEMDGFELARAVRREEGDGGSRLPIVALTADALSGTEETCTQAGMDGYLTKPIDSRKLGEMLARFVPQALALRLEADDVPAEEPAGPVVDWDPEVFDPATLTETFGTLDAEAKELIAGAAATWPARIAEIEAGLADGDKKRARDAAHALKGAALSVGANRLGRIAADLQDYLDDDELEMAGIMAELLTPTFEEFQDILPKIMSL; this is encoded by the coding sequence TTGTCTCGCCGTTGGCTGGTCTTCGGGATCGTCGCGCTGTCGGTGCTGCTCGGCAGCGCCGGGATCTCGTACTGGGTCTACCACGCGCAGCGCGATGAGCTGGTCTCCGATGCCAGTCATGAGCTGAGCGACGCCACCGTCGCCTTCACCCAGGCGCTGAACGGGGTGTTCGAGCCGGCGCTGACGCTCGGCGGTACGGTGGCGGATTCCGGCATCCGAAATGCCCCCCCCAACCAGTGGCCGACCCTGTTCTTCGCTATCGCCACCGGGCCGGTGCGCCAGTTCGAGCAGATGAGCGGCGCCTTCCTGGGTTTTCCGGACGGCCGGTTCCTGCATGTTCAGGACCTGGAGGTCGCTGGCCCGAAACGGTCTTCCAGTCGCGGGCCGTCCAGCCGCGGCATCTATCAGCGGGTCATCGACACGCCCGACATCAATCCGCGCGGCCGGTGGCGGATCTACGATCCGGCGACGGGCCAGAGCAAGTTGTCGCCGCGGGTCACCGCACCCTACGATCCGCGCACCCGCGGCTGGTACAAGCTGGTCGCCGCCGACGGCAAGCCGCATTGGACCGACGTCTACCAGTTCGCGACCAGCGGCAAGCTGGGCGTGACCTATGCCCAGCCGATCCTGAACCCGGACGGCTCCCTCTGGGCGGTGCTGGGCGTGGACCTGTCGCTCACATCCCTGTCGCAGACCCTGCTGACCACCTCCGGCGCCCTGGCCCAGGCGGCCGATATCGTCTTCGCCACGGACCTCGGCGACAAGGTCCTGGGTCACCCGGAGCTGGCGGGCGATCCGGCCGATCTGGGGGCGAGCACCGCCGAATTCCTGGAGCGGTATCGCGACCCGACCTCCTTCGAAAGCCTTGCGGCGACTCAGCTCAAGCACGGCGCGCCGCTGCAGATCGTCGAGGCGGAGGGGAACAGCTACCTGACTACCAAGGCGGACCTGGATCCGGACCGGGCGATGCCGATGCAGATCTATCTCGCCCGCGACCTCGAGCAGGTGCTGTCCTCGGCCCGCGCGGTGGTCTATCGAAACGTGACCTTCGCCTTCCTCGTGGTGGTGGTATTCGGCGTGGTCGCCTCTTACGCGGTGAAGCTGCGGGTCGAGGTGGCCCTGCGCCAGCAGGCCGAGGCGGCGCTGATCGAGGCGCGCGATGTGGCCGAGGCGGCGACCCAGGCGAAATCGACCTTCCTCGCCACGATGAGCCACGAGATCCGCACTCCGATGAACGGGGTGATGTCCATGGCCGAACTCCTGGGACTGACCCGGCTCGACGGCGAGCAGCGGCGCATGGCCCGGATCATCATCGACTCCGCCACCGCCCTGCTGACGATCATCAACGACATCCTCGATTTCTCGAAGATCGAGGCCGGCAAGCTGGAGATCGAGGAGGTCGAGTTCTCGCTGATGTCGGTGGTCGGCGGGTCGGCGGAGCTGCTGGCCCCTCGGGCGGAGGCGCGGGGGCTGGACCTGATCGTTCACAACGATCCCTCCCTCATCGACCTGCGTCTCGGCGACCCCACGCGGCTGCGGCAGATCCTGCTGAACCTCGGCGGCAACGCGGTGAAGTTCACCGAGCAAGGACGGATCGACATCCGTGTCCGCCGGGTCGAGGCCGGTCCCGAGGAGACCGATACGATCGAGCGGCTGCGCTTCGAGGTGACTGATACCGGCATCGGTCTGACCGAGGAGCAGCGCTCCCGGTTGTTCCAGGCCTTTGTGCAGGCGGACAGCTCGACCTCGCGGAAATACGGCGGCACGGGGCTGGGCCTGTCGATCTGCCAGCGGCTCACAGAGCTGATGGGTGGCACCATTGGCGTCGACAGCGTGGCCGGGGAGGGCTCGACCTTCTGGTTCGAGCTGCCGCTGGCCGCGCTCGGCGATGCGCCGCCGCGATATCCGGACGACCTGTCCGCCGCCTCGGTCGCGTTGGTCGGTCTCGGCGACCGACTGGCCGAGGTGAGCGAGATCTATCTACGGGCCACCGGGATCGAGCGGATCGACCAGATGGGCTCGCTGATCGAGGCTTCCGGGGCAAGAACCTTGTGGATCCTGCGGTGCGGTGGTGAGGCGCCCGCTGTTGCGGACCTCGATCGGCTGGAGGGGCACATCGCGTTCCTCGGCTACCGCGGCGAACTGGCCGACCTGCCGCCGGCCGTGAAGAGCCGCGCAAGCGCGCTGCTGACGGTGCCGGTGGCACGCAACTCGCTGTGGCGGGCGGTGGCCATCGGCCTGGGGTTGCGGCCGGTCGAGGAGATCGAGGTCGAGCGGCGCGACGATATGGCCTTCTCGCCGCCGGATGTGGAGGCGGCGCGGATTGCGGACGCCCTGATCCTGGTCGCCGAGGACAACGAAACCAACCAGGTGGTGGTCCGCCAGATGCTCGCCCGGATGGGCTTCGCCTGCGAGATCGTCGACAACGGCCGGATCGCGCTGGAGCGGTGGCGCGCGTCCTCCGGCTACGGGTTGCTGCTGACGGACGTCAACATGCCGGAGATGGACGGCTTCGAGCTGGCGCGGGCCGTGCGGCGCGAGGAGGGCGACGGCGGTTCCCGCCTGCCCATCGTGGCGCTGACCGCCGATGCCCTGTCCGGCACCGAGGAAACCTGCACCCAGGCCGGCATGGACGGCTATCTGACCAAGCCGATCGACAGTCGGAAGCTGGGGGAGATGCTGGCCCGTTTCGTGCCGCAGGCGCTGGCTCTACGCCTGGAAGCGGACGACGTGCCGGCGGAGGAGCCGGCCGGTCCGGTCGTCGACTGGGACCCGGAAGTGTTCGATCCGGCGACGCTGACCGAGACCTTCGGAACGCTGGATGCCGAGGCGAAGGAACTGATCGCCGGAGCGGCCGCGACCTGGCCGGCTCGGATCGCCGAGATCGAGGCCGGGCTCGCCGACGGCGACAAGAAACGGGCGCGCGACGCCGCCCATGCACTGAAGGGAGCCGCTCTGTCGGTAGGGGCGAACCGCCTCGGCAGGATCGCGGCGGACCTGCAGGACTATCTCGACGATGACGAGTTGGAGATGGCCGGGATCATGGCGGAGCTGCTGACCCCCACCTTCGAGGAATTCCAGGATATTTTGCCTAAAATTATGTCGTTGTGA
- a CDS encoding cupin domain-containing protein, with translation MGKETWKFSHNEAANAVFTEGMRKIFEYRDLGVKDATNGDYVAHIVKANGRKDTDEVQHWHVHDCDFQMVYVLKGWAKFEYAGEGVHTIRAGDCINQRPLIPHREIECSPDMELLEIVSPANFETRIVDAPAEAAE, from the coding sequence ATGGGTAAGGAAACCTGGAAGTTCAGCCACAACGAAGCCGCCAACGCGGTCTTCACCGAGGGCATGCGCAAGATCTTCGAGTATCGGGATCTGGGCGTGAAGGACGCGACGAACGGCGATTATGTCGCCCATATCGTCAAGGCCAACGGCCGCAAGGACACCGACGAGGTGCAGCACTGGCACGTGCACGACTGCGACTTCCAGATGGTCTACGTGCTCAAGGGCTGGGCCAAGTTCGAGTATGCGGGCGAGGGCGTGCACACCATCCGCGCGGGCGACTGCATCAACCAGCGGCCGCTGATCCCGCACCGGGAGATCGAGTGCTCGCCGGACATGGAACTGCTGGAGATCGTCTCGCCGGCGAATTTCGAGACCCGGATCGTCGATGCGCCGGCCGAAGCGGCCGAGTAA
- a CDS encoding response regulator, producing MTAFNEANPYEQIRILVLEDESHVRQIIVRLLRQIGFRLIHDVANGADGFKELLRVNPQVILCDIHMEPIDGLTFLRKLRSLGKPEFTRLPVIFLTGDAERDTVVQAKDLRVDGYLVKPVSPKQLKQRLDAVLFPAQS from the coding sequence ATGACTGCGTTCAACGAAGCCAACCCGTATGAGCAGATCCGCATTCTCGTGCTCGAGGACGAGAGCCACGTTCGCCAGATCATCGTCCGCCTGCTGCGGCAGATCGGCTTCCGGCTGATCCACGACGTCGCCAACGGCGCCGATGGGTTCAAGGAATTGCTGCGGGTCAATCCGCAGGTCATCCTCTGCGACATTCACATGGAACCGATCGACGGGCTCACCTTCCTGCGCAAGCTGCGCAGCCTCGGCAAGCCGGAGTTCACGCGTCTGCCGGTAATCTTTCTGACGGGGGATGCCGAGCGCGACACGGTGGTGCAGGCCAAGGACCTGCGGGTCGACGGCTATCTCGTCAAGCCGGTCTCGCCCAAACAGCTCAAGCAGCGGCTGGACGCCGTCCTGTTCCCGGCACAGTCCTGA
- a CDS encoding aspartate aminotransferase family protein: MLTNDQLDKWDRESFFHPSTHLAQHARGESPNRIVTGGSGVYIEDRDGNRLLDGFAGLYCVNVGYGRPEIAEAIAAQAKELAYYHAYVGHGTEASITLAQMVMDRAPDGMSKVYFGLGGSDANETNIKLVWYYNNILGRPEKKKIISRWRGYHGSGLVTGSLTGLELFHKKFDLPLDRILHTTAPVYYRRPNLASSEAEFVAECVADLEALIEREGADTIAAFIGEPALGTGGLVPPPAGYWPAIQAVLDRHDILLIADEVVTGFGRLGSMFGSDHYGIRPDFITIAKGLTSAYAPLSGSIVSDRVWKVLEQGTDEFGPIGHGWTYSAHPIGAAAGVANLKLIDSLGLVENAGSVGAYLKQALIDAVGDHPNVGEVRGEGLLCAVEFVADKADRTYFDPARKVGARIVSGLLEQGVIGRAMPQGDILGLAPPLCLTREEADKIVAATKVAVDQVAGTL, encoded by the coding sequence GCTCCGGCGTCTATATCGAGGACCGCGACGGCAACCGGCTGCTGGATGGCTTCGCCGGCCTGTACTGCGTGAATGTGGGCTACGGCCGCCCCGAGATCGCCGAGGCGATCGCCGCGCAGGCGAAGGAACTGGCCTATTACCACGCCTATGTCGGCCACGGCACCGAGGCGTCCATCACCCTGGCGCAGATGGTCATGGACCGCGCGCCCGACGGCATGTCGAAGGTGTATTTCGGCCTCGGCGGGTCCGACGCCAACGAAACCAACATCAAGCTGGTCTGGTACTACAACAACATTCTGGGTCGGCCGGAGAAGAAGAAGATCATCTCGCGCTGGCGGGGCTATCACGGCTCGGGGCTGGTCACCGGCTCGCTCACCGGGCTGGAGCTGTTCCACAAGAAGTTCGACCTGCCGCTCGATCGCATCCTGCACACCACCGCGCCGGTCTATTACCGCCGCCCGAACCTGGCCAGCAGCGAGGCCGAGTTCGTCGCCGAGTGCGTGGCCGATCTGGAGGCGCTGATCGAGCGGGAAGGGGCCGACACCATTGCCGCCTTCATCGGCGAGCCGGCGCTCGGGACCGGCGGTCTGGTGCCGCCGCCGGCGGGTTACTGGCCGGCGATCCAGGCGGTGCTCGACAGGCACGACATCCTGCTGATCGCCGACGAGGTGGTGACCGGGTTCGGACGGCTGGGCTCCATGTTCGGCTCCGACCATTACGGCATCCGCCCGGATTTCATCACCATCGCCAAGGGCCTGACCTCGGCCTATGCGCCGCTGTCGGGTTCCATCGTGTCCGACCGGGTGTGGAAAGTGCTGGAGCAGGGCACGGACGAGTTCGGGCCGATCGGCCATGGTTGGACCTACTCGGCCCATCCGATCGGTGCCGCCGCCGGTGTCGCCAACCTGAAGCTGATCGACAGCCTCGGCCTGGTGGAGAATGCCGGCAGCGTCGGCGCTTATCTGAAGCAGGCGCTGATCGACGCCGTGGGCGACCACCCGAATGTGGGCGAGGTGCGCGGCGAGGGGCTGCTCTGCGCAGTCGAATTCGTCGCCGACAAGGCCGACCGCACGTATTTCGATCCGGCCCGGAAGGTCGGCGCGCGGATCGTGTCCGGCCTGCTGGAGCAGGGGGTGATCGGCCGGGCCATGCCCCAGGGCGACATCCTCGGCCTCGCCCCGCCGCTCTGCCTCACCCGCGAAGAGGCGGACAAGATCGTCGCCGCCACCAAAGTCGCGGTCGACCAGGTTGCCGGGACGCTCTGA